Genomic window (Streptomyces sp. TG1A-60):
GCGACCGGGTGCAGCGGCATCCGCACGGCGACCGTGCCGCGGGTGTCGCCGAGGTCCCACTGCAGGGACGGCTGGTGCTTGGCGACAAGGGTGAGAGCCCCGGCCAGAAGGCGTCGACGAGCTCCCAGGCCATCTCGGAGAAGTCGGTGACCAGGCCGTGCAGGGTGTTCGGGGAGCCGATGAGGACGGGCGTGGGCATGTTGCGGCCCCGCCCCTTGGCCTCCAGCAGATCGGCGACGGCCTCGGAGGTGAACGCGTCCGCGCCGATGCCGTACACGGTGTCCGTCGGCAGTACCACGAGCTCGCCCCGGCGGACGGCGGACGCGGCCTCGCGCAGACCGGTGGCGCGGTCGGTCGCGTCGTTGGTGTCGTATCGCCGTGCCATCTAGCGGGCCTCCTCGTACACGTACTGCTGCTGGGGTGGAGTCGTCGGGCGCGTGCTCATCAGGGCAGCGCCTTGCGGGCGGTCGCGAACCGCGGCCGGTTGTTGAGGTCCGGGTGGTCGGCCGCGTCGGCCCAGCCCCGCTCCTCGGTGAAGATCCAGGGCACCTGGCCGCCCTGGGTGTCGGCGTGCTCGATGACGACGACACCGCCCGGGCGCAGGAGCCGGTGTGCCGTGCGTTCCAGGCCGCGGATCAGTTCGAGCCCGTCCTCGCCCGAGAACAGGGCGAGTTGGGGGTCGTAGTCACGGGCCTCGGGTGCCA
Coding sequences:
- a CDS encoding Sua5/YciO/YrdC/YwlC family protein; the encoded protein is MARRYDTNDATDRATGLREAASAVRRGELVVLPTDTVYGIGADAFTSEAVADLLEAKGRGRNMPTPVLIGSPNTLHGLVTDFSEMAWELVDAFWPGLSPLSPSTSRPCSGTSATPAARSPCGCRCTRSPSSC